In Nymphaea colorata isolate Beijing-Zhang1983 chromosome 3, ASM883128v2, whole genome shotgun sequence, a genomic segment contains:
- the LOC116250117 gene encoding senescence-associated carboxylesterase 101-like produces the protein MTATNSSAPQLFSGGNEMANLILSTGVLQKGWSCVTELQQQRQPFSVKPFRRFTIVAFSSSAAPTMDEAQGWLDPSLELLDKSSSSPLAFLATKDNTRISIHRPSHSAFLHLLLNPALTDQLKELQLKKPGDQKKQTQLILVGRSLGGSVAALFALWLLKKRSESKDALITPICITYGSPFIGDAGLQRAISKVEKLKSHFWHVVGNDDIVARAFVVPRLASQVVPDAPAEFKPFGTYFLCSKVGCTCVDHPDSVLDLLQIRDVDPADLHVQAYDYGAVLQQLKEKIRNKSSAQPRGNSSIQIGLSLQLEALGIMAHQHKDLLIEMECRERVVDIRRKGAQNPSKKFNDAKKQMALLEWYMKRCEEGEMDYYDCFKERNAERDYDVINFKNVLNRYWKETVEEAENNPQTSDVPLRDRFLFSGTTYRRMVEPLDIADYYRKPRNRDYVNKKRAPHYETLERWHEASVKSKKEEPKEKKAKIMTEDSCFWAHVEEAALTVKELKGRREQGDMELDGLRNKLKNFEGYVWKLIGNHALSTTVFFERSTFMKWWKQYESELQHSSEFTSYMKSGDYRCYK, from the exons ATGACTGCAACAAATTCTTCCGCTCCCCAGCt GTTCAGTGGCGGAAACGAAATGGCCAACTTGATTCTGTCGACCGGCGTTTTGCAGAAGGGGTGGAGCTGCGTGACGGAGctgcagcagcagcggcagccCTTCTCCGTCAAacccttccgcaggttcactaTCGTCGCCTTCAGCAGCAGCGCCGCCCCCACTATGGACGAGGCGCAAGGCTGGCTGGATCCCTCTCTCGAGCTGCTGGATAAGAGCAGCAGCAGTCCGCTGGCCTTCCTCGCCACCAAGGACAACACCAGGATCTCCATCCACCGCCCATCCCACTCTGccttcctccacctcctcctcaaCCCCGCTCTCACGGATCAG CTCAAGGAACTACAGCTCAAGAAACCAGGTGACCAGAAGAAACAAACCCAGCTCATACTGGTGGGTCGCTCCCTAGGGGGCTCAGTTGCCGCCTTGTTCGCTCTATGGCTCCTCAAGAAGCGGAGTGAAAGCAAAGATGCCCTCATAACCCCTATATGCATTACTTATGGATCCCCTTTCATTGGAGACGCCGGGCTGCAGAGAGCCATCAGCAAGGTTGAGAAACTGAAGTCCCACTTCTGGCACGTCGTTGGAAACGACGACATTGTCGCCCGTGCATTCGTCGTCCCAAGGCTAGCATCTCAGGTGGTTCCAGATGCACCTGCAGAGTTCAAGCCTTTTGGCACCTATTTTCTCTGCTCCAAAGTCGGTTGCACATGCGTGGATCATCCCGATTCAGTTCTTGATCTGCTGCAAATCAGGGATGTGGACCCTGCAGACCTGCATGTCCAGGCGTATGACTATGGTGCCGTGCTTCAGCAACTCAAGGAGAAGATCAGGAACAAAAGCAGTGCTCAACCGCGAGGCAACTCCTCAATCCAAATAGGATTATCTCTGCAGCTAGAAGCACTTGGAATAATGGCTCATCAGCACAAG GATTTGCTGATTGAAATGGAATGCAGAGAGAGGGTTGTGGATATTAGAAGAAAAGGTGCTCAAAATCCCTCCAAGAAGTTCAATGACGCGAAGAAGCAGATGGCATTGCTGGAGTGGTACATGAAGAGGTGTGAGGAAGGGGAAATGGACTACTATGACTGCTTCAAAGAGAGAAACGCAGAGAGGGACTATGATGTCATCAATTTCAAGAACGTCCTCAACAGGTACTGGAAGGAGACGGTAGAGGAGGCCGAAAACAACCCGCAAACTAGCGACGTCCCGCTCCGAGACAGGTTTCTCTTCTCAGGCACGACGTACAGGCGCATGGTCGAGCCGCTCGACATTGCTGATTACTACAGGAAGCCCAGGAACAGGGACTACGTGAACAAGAAAAGGGCTCCCCACTACGAAACGCTGGAGAGATGGCACGAGGCTTCAGTGAAATCGAAGAAGGAAGAGCCGAAGGAGAAGAAAGCTAAGATCATGACAGAGGACTCGTGCTTCTGGGCACATGTGGAGGAGGCTGCGTTGACGGTGAAGGAGTTGAAGGGGAGGCGAGAACAAGGTGATATGGAACTGGATGGTCTCAGGAATAAGCTGAAAAACTTCGAAGGCTATGTCTGGAAGTTGATCG